The window tacgtgtgtacgtatgttcctGTTTTTCTTAAGTTTCTCTTCCTCCACCCACTTttggctgctactgctgctgcttttgctacTCCAGTGAGGTCTTTACTCTTACTGCTACCACTGTTgcgactactacgactactacagctgctgctgctgctgctttcatCTCCACCGTcgccagctgctgctgctgctgctgctgctgttgttcccgGTATGATTGcggctgttgctactactaccaccgccccCACGTTATTCCTGTTGGTTTTTCCCACTGTTTCATATTTCAGTCAACgcactgctgtgtgtgtatgcgtgtgcggtatacatatatgcggtatataatatatatacatatatatatatatatatacacacacacacacatatatatatatatatatatatatatatattatatatacgtatatataaccatacatatatatacacacacatatatatatatacaaatatatacatacatatatatatacaaatatatacatacatatatatatacacaaatatacatatatttatatatacacgcaaatatacatatatatatatatactcacacacatatatatagtatatatgtatatgcatatatacatgtatttatagtacatacatataaaaaatacatttgcacatatatacacacacacatctgtaaacgtgtgcatctacacacacacatcatttctaCATTGTATATGCTTACACGCaagcacattcacatatatatatacgcatacatacgtatatgggtATGGGGGGgttcttgtatatgtgtttgaaacagcataaaaacacagacatatatagatatatattttttatatacattttttgtcgtctttttttttgcatgtatgtgtacattaattgcatacacacccacaaatacacccgtcgacctacatacacacaaagcacacccggttaatacatacatgcatagatacacacacacacacacacacacatgtgtacatatataagtatatgcattgatacatacatacatacatacacgtagacGTTCATAGAAACGTACATTCGTACgtattcatattcatacatacatacatacatacatatatatatatatataccaacattcattcattcatacacacacgcgcacacacacaaactcatatttatacgtagacacatatacactcacacacatgtatatatatcaacacataagtacactgtatgcgtgtgttgattacatacacacacaaagaagtacATGCGCACATGAACATGTATACACGTAAactacatgcgtatacacacacacacacacacatatatatatatatatatatatatatacatctacatacatgcattcagacTTAACATATGTACGCAAAACAAGTACAAGTACATGCATATAGAatcacaagtacatacacacagatagacatagatatacatacatacatacacacatacatacatacgtacatacatacatacatacatacagacataaacacacccgtaGCCGCATACACAGATACAGGCTTATCTTAATAAGCCATGAATGTGTAAATATAGCAGTGTTGAAAGAGTAATAAGAAACGCCTATTTCAATGTAATtccaataactactactactactacagagtATCGTTGTTGTGGCGGTggtagtcaccaccaccaccatcatcatcatcatcatcatcggcactgCCACCAACAGTACCATtttcagcagcagtagcaataacaTTACCACTGTGCCACACAGTAGTAAAGGTATGAGCACTACTACccccaccgccactaccatcgccactaccttcaccaccaccaccaccaccacctctaacaCCTCCCGGTTTTTTCCAAATACCCCCagcctctctttccctccctccgcCTTACTTCTTTCATAATGAATACATTCTTGTTATTGTGATAAGAATTGCAGGACAAGAAGATAAAACTGCCTGTTTTAGAGCAGTGAGAGGCCACGACATGGTTTCCATTCCCAGGCGATGCCATTAATTTTCCTTAATTACATAGTTATTAcccttggtgttgttgttgttcagtcccAGGTCGACCCTGATCAATGGCGTACTGGTCATGGCCATCTCGACATTTTGGTTATATGTGTAAGACTACCGTAACCCACTGAAGgagattcgactgctatttctactgaCTGGTTGACCACGAAGGGGCCGCCACTTAATCTCATTGCTTTcgtgttaattaaaaaaaaactacaattgttgttgttataactgGGGGTGGGTGCACAAGCGGCAagttggcggaatcgttagaacgtcggaAAAATGCCCTAATGCATTTGTTCCCTTtgcgctgagttcaaatcccgctgaagtcaacattgcctttctttcctccgaggtcgataaattaaagtaccagctgaacactaggtcgatgtaatcgacttctccccTCCACTCAAAACTGTTGGCCATTTGCTTAAAATAGAAATCATTATAACTGAagggttttgtttttaaaaaataaagtcaaATGACCTGCATTTGTTGTTATTGAAGTTTAACCCTAGGTCGGCTCTGATTGAGTAAGGTATTCCAACCGTGACTATCCCGTCGGCTTGTGTACTAGGGACTGCAATGCTTAACGTATCCTTCCTATTTTAGAACTGCGCGGGAATTTGATGGaatttggctcctatttctagcagtgtaAACGTCCGCATCGAGGCTTCCTCGTtgaattgtgtttgtgtatatgtcagtGTTTCTACGTGtaaagtatgcgtgtgtgtgtttttgtttgcgtgcgagtgagtatgtctgtgtgcgtgtgtgctttattatagatattatatacatatatattcaagtgAGTGTGACTAGATGCTTGACTGAATGAATATCTCTGCTACCATGACAACTCTATCATGCGTCGCCTTTATTTGGCTGATTGGCCGGTACTATAAATAGAATGGGGAACTGAAGCCTCGTCTCATGTGATAGCTATGAGAGCTTCACCCATTGGATGGTTGCTGGTGACGTTTGACATTCCACAAAGTCGTTTCCGCTATTTGATTGGTTGGTTCATGTGCCGTTGACGTCATCTTAAACACACGATCATAACTAACAACGAGCATTAAGGCTTAAACAAGCTCGCGGTAAACTTGACAGACGGTTCTCATCGGTAAACAACCAGATGAGACTAAACTGATTCTACTGAATTACTTTTACTACTACACATGTAAATTGTATTGACTGTATACTTGAAACATATTACTGTCATCTCTagaggatatatgtatacatatgaatatttaaatgcaTCACTACACATATTCTCCTGTCTGTCtgaatgaatgtacatataatatatacaacaaacttTCATGCTCTttggtgtatatttataaagaaaacagTGCGACGGGATAATATTTACCTATCTCAACTGAACCGTGGACACACATCGGATATTATAACAACTCTATCATTTGATACTGAGTGACACAGATAAGTCTTATATCTTGTTATTTATACACTTTTACACAACCAACTTATTTTACAACTCTGTAAAACtttataaacttttattttctgaTTATAAACAAAATGGCAACAGAAGCACAGAAACTTATTGCTCTTTCTCTCGGCAAAATTGCCGCCTCCCGTAATCAACGTGGTGGAATTAATCTTCACAAAAATCTGCTCGTGGCTAGTGTTTTACATAGAGCCAGGTCTGTGTATATGCTGGAAAACTACCAATCCTTTATCATGAACAAAAATCGTCAAATGGAACCCCATGTAAACACACCCCCTGTTCACAACAGTAAAGAACAATTACAACATTCCAATGTTGCGCCTAACCACGACTTAAATGGTTctctcacaacaacaacagcaacagcaacaacaaccacttcTATGGGTGGACCCAGTTTGGAGATGCCATCTTCGTGTGCTATGGAGCAGGAATCTGCTGCCTGTAGTATACCTAACAACAGTCCAATTGATTTTGGAAACAATGTTGATTCGAATACAGATGACTGTATGTTGTCTAGGAGTAATAAAACAGAAGACATTGAGGGAAGTGGGAAGATACCCACGGCTGTACTCGGTGTTGGTCATGAAGTGGTACCCTCATACACAAACTCTGTTCCAACAGCCAGCACTTCGTCGTTTTTGCCGGCGGGAACAATAACAAATGCTGTCGTCTCATCTTGTACCAACAACAGTCGCAGTTATAATACCAGTCATACGACTAATAACCACATGATCTCCGGACCCTGTTCTACAGTTCGTCATAAAAATGTTGATGTTTTTTCAACGCCCTCTGTGGACTATTCAATGGTCCATAATTCTTGTATGAATGACGACAAGGAGAACACACCTCCGTCTCAAAACATGGACTACGATTTAGAAAGTTTATGTAGCAGTGGGGCTAACAATACTGGTGTTAACATGGTGAACTCGTCAGTTATTCAACCTCACCACATGcaataccatcatcaacaacaacaacagcagcagcagcagcaacatcattcatcactactacaccaccacagtcaccatccgcatcctcatcaccattatcaccctCCTCCTCAACCTCTGCAGATGCAGGTCACAACGAGTAGTTGTTTCCTATACCCTGGGACAGATTCAACGGGTACTTATACGAACAGTAACCACGCGACTGTATCTGGTGACAACAACCAGCAACAATCTTGTGCATttagtagtaacaataacaatgtaCTCGTGCTTGGCTCTCAGGGCCAGACATTGTCTAAATCTGCCATCAAAAGAAAGCGACCTTCTTACGATTTACCAGACTctggtcaaacaatgatgatgctaaATGGCTGCAATGGAAACAGGGGTATGGCTACTGGACATAACAACCAGTTGGTTCCTTCGTTACCCACTTCTGTAAGTTCTACTTCACTTTCTTGCTCTTATTCTTCCGCCTTCAGTCCCGCCTGTCCGAAAAGAAGTCGGCTAACCGACTGCTTAGTACTGGCGGACCACAATAACAAATATGACACATTAAACACAGAACACGAGATGTCatcacaaccacaacagcaaatTCAACAACAGtttcatcaacaacaccatcCCCACGTTAATAATAATAGCCATTCTCATCATCAAACACATCACCATCCTCAACAACAGCCAGTTGCAGATAGCACGTCACAGATTAGTAACCTTGTGTCAATATTTCATTCGGGATTTTCTGGACTTTGTTCAACTGTTACTACCCCTATTACTCACGGCAACGGTAGTAGAGCGACGATGGAAAatgaccatcatcataatcaacaactACATCATGACCACGAACacgatcaccaccatcataatcatcatcaacagcagcagacCAAAGACAGTGGCGGTGGATATGATAGTGGGGGCAGTTTCGTGAGGGCCGCCACAGCCAGCACATGTAcgaccagcagcagcaccatctctaacaacaacaacaacaataacaatagtaataacggCAGTTACTGTAGCAACAACAACCTGTCTCCTTCACAACATTTTACTACGAACACTACTAGCACGACTACTGCTACTAGTACGAACTCTACAGCTACTACCAACcaaggcaacaacaacagccacggGATAACAACGATTAGCAGCAGCACTCCTACCACTACAACAACATCTACTACCACCACGACGACGTCGTCTACGACAAGTACaacatccagcaacaacaacaacagcaacagcagcagcagctgtaactCGACGACGACAACAAACACTACCAAAACAGCAGCAGCGTTGTCCAACAATCGGGTGGATAGCCTCTCATCGTCAGCGGCAGCTTGCAGCACCCAGGTGAAAGACAATAGAATTGAAGCTAGCCTGAGGACGGTCATTGCTTTGACAGTATGATTTCTTCTGTTGAAGTAGTGGTAAATATGAAAttttggaatgaaaaaaaaaaagactgatcatgataatatatatatatatgtgttaaacgAGTGAGAGCGAAATGAGTGAGTGTtatattttgttctcttttcttttttttttttttcaccccccACTCCTTAACAAAAAAGATGAACGactcaatattatatttttttagtgaaaacaaaaaaaaaaaattataaaaaaaaggaaagaaaaatacgaTCATTAGACAAGTCTTTAGtacgaaaaaatatattaattataataattataataataattacaacaataacaaaagttaTCCAAAGCAGCgttaacagacagagagagagaaagtgatttttttttttaatattctttaaaaaaatctattgtaATGGTTATCAGCCATTCTAATTATAAGTTGGTtcaaagtgtgcgtgtgtgtgtcaggaTCTggatttactcatatatataccatatatatatatatatgtatatatatgtgtatatacaaaatgtttttttttgtactctTTTTCTTACGTCACAAAACCTGTCAGCTACACAACTCACTAAAGCCTGCCAGGTGAGTAATTTTCCACAAGAGAGAGGACATTCAACTCAgtgatatattataaaatttataaaagaaaagaaaagaaaaaaaataacgagGAAAAGAAAATTCACATGGCAGGCTCTCCCCAcccccctgttttttttttttttttttggttccttctctctgtctgttgctgtcttacacacacaaacacacacacatacatacacatgcaccaccCATAGGACAACAATAAACAGTCAGACCCCCCGttgcccctctctctttccttccttatatttaaaaaaaaggaagtcCAAGAAGAGATTGTTGTAACTTATTACAgcggaaaaacattaaaaaaaatgaaagaaaatgccaCTAAATTATACCAAACAGATAagcaaattttaaagaaaaggaaaaaaaatgaagcagACAGTTACgtaaatacatttttatcagttaatctttgttctttttttttttgttttctatcaacacattatatgaatgtattatatatatatatatatatatatacatacatagcaagtatatatatttcttccttaGTTTCCTAGAAATTTCCTTGTTCAGATTTTCCTCTCTCAATCTTctcgtatttttttttgttccccttctttcctctcttcttttctcaaCACTTTACGGCCTTTTGTTTCTCatcactattttattttttttttgtagctttcTACTTATTAACCCTCTTCAGGTTTAAAAACCGTAATTATAACATATAACgaaatgatatatttaatttttctgacATATTTTAGGAAGT of the Octopus sinensis linkage group LG1, ASM634580v1, whole genome shotgun sequence genome contains:
- the LOC115215503 gene encoding putative uncharacterized protein DDB_G0277255, with amino-acid sequence MATEAQKLIALSLGKIAASRNQRGGINLHKNLLVASVLHRARSVYMLENYQSFIMNKNRQMEPHVNTPPVHNSKEQLQHSNVAPNHDLNGSLTTTTATATTTTSMGGPSLEMPSSCAMEQESAACSIPNNSPIDFGNNVDSNTDDCMLSRSNKTEDIEGSGKIPTAVLGVGHEVVPSYTNSVPTASTSSFLPAGTITNAVVSSCTNNSRSYNTSHTTNNHMISGPCSTVRHKNVDVFSTPSVDYSMVHNSCMNDDKENTPPSQNMDYDLESLCSSGANNTGVNMVNSSVIQPHHMQYHHQQQQQQQQQQHHSSLLHHHSHHPHPHHHYHPPPQPLQMQVTTSSCFLYPGTDSTGTYTNSNHATVSGDNNQQQSCAFSSNNNNVLVLGSQGQTLSKSAIKRKRPSYDLPDSGQTMMMLNGCNGNRGMATGHNNQLVPSLPTSVSSTSLSCSYSSAFSPACPKRSRLTDCLVLADHNNKYDTLNTEHEMSSQPQQQIQQQFHQQHHPHVNNNSHSHHQTHHHPQQQPVADSTSQISNLVSIFHSGFSGLCSTVTTPITHGNGSRATMENDHHHNQQLHHDHEHDHHHHNHHQQQQTKDSGGGYDSGGSFVRAATASTCTTSSSTISNNNNNNNNSNNGSYCSNNNLSPSQHFTTNTTSTTTATSTNSTATTNQGNNNSHGITTISSSTPTTTTTSTTTTTTSSTTSTTSSNNNNSNSSSSCNSTTTTNTTKTAAALSNNRVDSLSSSAAACSTQVKDNRIEASLRTVIALTV